ATTCAGTCGAAAAATCGGTTAACCATGCGTTCGTAAATTGTCTTGGTAGTATTTCGAGATGATGGCCTcgtataaatcttaccatgtaatTAATGAAAGGATCGTTTTCGAACTCGGGATCGATCATTTTTAACTAAATATCTGCAGCTAACACTCACCGTGCAAAATCCGGCGATCAGGACGATCCACATGATCCTCCTCGAGGCGTTTCGTTCTTGTTATTCTTATATCGTTGATTGCAACCGCGGAACACGCGAGAACACACTTCTCGGGGAAGAAGGATCGCACCAAGGGGGATACAATTTTGACAAAGATTCCCGATGGACTGAGACGCGTGTGCTACGGAAAGATTCTCCCTCCGTGGTAGATGTTCCTCCAACGGGTATCTTCTCCTGGAGGGGAGAAACGGAAACCAAGGAACCAAGGAACCAGAGAACCACCGGCTCATCCAGAGTACTGTTAATGCATGCTTGCTGCCTCCGCTAACAACCATCCTTACCTCGCGTTGTCTTCGTGGGCAGCAACGGCCTCGAGTGGACACTGCTTCGTTTCTTTGCTTGTTCCGATTTCTTTCCTTTTCAGTCctttttaaatattataatttttaattgtttGATTCTTTAGGAGAATAAAAAGATGTGGTAGTTGTTCGCTTGGTATAGCATGTAGTAGAAATTTCCTGCCTTTAAATATACAAAGTGTTACATAGGCAATAATTGTGTTATACGATCTTTAGATTGCAATTTACCCAGGGACACGTTTTTTCTCCCCCTTAGAGGGTATTTCCGAGTTATAATTTATTTCATCGGAGTAAAATCAAATGGATCTAGTGTTATTGCGTGGAGGTTATTCAATTATAATTGGACTCTTTTAGATGGTTCGATAATATGTAgatgataaaaattaattagGGAGATGGGTGGTTTAAGAGAATTTTGCAAAATTACTAATTAATAAAGTGTTACGATATTTCATTAATCTGAgacatttattatttattacataTTCTTTCTTTAAAAATTTGACAAATTTTAACCAAAGCATTCTCTAAAATTGTTGTCTTGTACAGTTTAACAAACTGTTAACAGACGACCTTTGAATTTTCAGTTAACGAGAGAATAATAGCATAGGTACAGCACAAAAGAAATCGAAGCAATTATCTTGAATAGTGAGTGCTGCTACACCTGCATGTTTTCTCTGTTTGATTCGACCGGAAGAGGATGCAGTCGTTAAAAGTAGAATAGCAACATTTATTGCGCATGAAGTATTTTTATTGGGAATCAAAATTTCATTTCGGTTTCTTTCACTCGCTGCGGCATTCCGATCTAGGAAGCCTCAGTGAATTGGCGGAATCGCGAAACAGTACGTGATTCTGACATGCATAAAAGGCGAATTGCTTAGCCGGTTGCTGACTTTTCCGGTGCGCCGATTTTGGGTCAATGCCAGAGTATACCCGATCAGACACATTGGGATACTTTACCGCGTGCGTTTAAATGAtcaattataaattattatttataaaatatattttattaatcaGATACTGTTGATTTAGCTAATTCTACTGTTTTcgtttaataaattttatttcatatagaaaaggagaaaagaacAAAATTGATTTATTTATTCTTAATGTAACTTTTTGGCTCTTCAACATTTCAACGAAATGTCATGAcaacgaagtgttttgtattcttaCTTTTATCGTAGAATATGTTGTGTCGCCGTAGCTAACAAGTTTAATGCTCTGAATAACTCGATCCTCTTCTCTCCTCTTCTCTGAAACTGTTGCCCGAAGTAACCAAGTTTTAGTTTTCGTAGCTTTTTATTTTTCACCAAGGATCGTTGCTTTCATCAGCCGTGTCAGATGCCTGCGTAAAAAGTGAGTTGGTCGTCATTTTATCTGGCATTGGCCAAACGACTAATAGTGTCAGCGTAGCACAGTACAATGTCGCGTGCGTTCAAATGCACCTAGATTCTTCCGTTATCTCCTGTCTGTCTGCCTGTCTGGGGTCCCTAGTGAATAATCGCTAGTGATCCAAGCTTTTTCATGAAAATCGAATCGTTCCCCTGCTCTACCGGTTCTCTCCATCGTGCGCTCCCCTAACGAAGTATCCGTTTCAACGGTGGTACGCGTGTATTGTTTCTAATTACGCTTGTTACGTAGCCTCACTAGCTGGAAGTTTTAGCAATAATCGTTGACCGTTATCATTTGTTACGCTTCAAGACGAAAGATGTATCCGTTACTTGCTTACTGCAGTGTTGATGATGGAAactgaaactgtaaatttcatgTTATCGACGATCCATTTTTAATTATGACTTTATGTTTTTATAGcaaatttttaaatttaataaacaaACATTCTAAGTATTAAATAAAACGAGCGATGTAAATGCTGAGTAGGAATTAGTTAAATgttgaataaaaattaattctaATCATTGTTCATGCTTTTTTTGTGTATTTTTTAATACGTATAATTATGTTCGCAGAATAGTGGTAACTTTGTATTTCATTTATCTACCcggccatgaatcatagactcGAGACGAATGAGCGATAGCTAGTCGGAAGTCTTCGGAAGAAATTCCGCCGACGCAGAAATCCGAGACTCGTGAAAAATAGTCGATTACGGAGCAATGAAATTGCAAAAGAGCGTTTACATATCACGTTACTAAATACTCTCCACAGTAGTCTAACAAAAACTTTTTCTTCCCTTCTTGCAATTCGTCTACTGACGTTTTTAGTCTTTCAAACTTGTTACAATATCTCATTGTTAGATCATTGCCAATTCCAGCGTTTTTCTTTCCATTTCTTAAAATTTTCTTCTACGTTCCAATATTTCCCGTTTAATTCTTTATTCAAatatagttgtagaaataaatattatttcttctctttcCTATTGAGTGGATCATATTTCTTTCATTAATCTATTACATCTTTTTGTAAACTTCTGTCCTAACAATTACGTTTTACCCAGCTCTAAACTGATCCACGTTGATACACTTTTTTTAGCAAGTAAATACTTTAATCTTCTACGCGCTGCACCACGCTTTTCTACGCTTCAACGCGTTTGGCATGGTTTATGGGAATCCATATGCGGATACAGAGGACCACTGCATAAGTATTCACGTAATAAATTTATTTCTAACTTTTTCTTGATGGCTGTGtagattttaaatatatttcgtaacagaTAGAAGTCATGCTGAAGTTTGCTATTATTTTGCCTTTAAACGTGTCGTCGTCATCGTTGCTTTAGAATATAAAAGAATGTTGCGTGTTACATAGTTTAATTGCCAGTATATTATGCTCTACAATCCTAATAAAAAAGATATAGAGACAAGCAATAATAGAAAAATATCGTAAGGTTAATGATCGAAGTGAAAAATTATAATACCAAAGTCTTTATTTAGTTGTTCAATACAACTACATTTGACGTATAAATGCAACAAAGTGTGCACAATTCGCTCGAATTTTTTTCGTAcaaatgtgtatatatatatatatattttttttttagatatcACTATATACTTTGTACGCAAAATTCACTAGCAATtaagtaaaaaagaaaaaacctcGTATGCTAAATCTCAGAAATTATGAAAAACAAATATTTTTAGCATTTCCATGTCGGCAGTCTCTAAACAATCACTTGTTACAACAATAATCTGATTAAATAAAAATCAACAAACATAAAATTAACCGTTAAacaaaacgaatattaaatatcttatcatagaaataaaaaaataataataatagtaataataataattaatgtgTTATTTGTACATGTTTTTGTTAACTAAACTGAGTTCTGTATCCTACAAAAATATAACATatactttgttataaaggaaataAAAACTTAAATACAATACTGCAACAAATAACACCCTTTGTTTATCTCACTAGAATAACGTTATGATAAGAATGAACGGAATGATTATAAATTCAATTATTGATAACAAAAATATTGATCTTATAATTAGTTAAAAGGCACTGAAAGGAAGAACTGAAGATCGAACCGTACAGTTCTCATTCTTCTGCTATAACTGTACTGATCTCAGAAGATTCAGAGTTTATTTTAAGCGGTGAATTAGAGGTAGTAGTGTTCAGACTGTCGGTACCTGAATCACACTTATTATTATTTTCCTTGTCATCATTGATCTGCGATTTTTCCATTTTTATTTCATGCTTGTTTCCTGGTACTCTAAATTTCGGATTCTTAGCAGGGTCAAAATAACCCTCAACAATGATCAGCACatcttctatttttttcttttcaactgCAGGTAATTTTTCTTTGATTAACTTTTCTAAGCCTTCTTTCTTTCCGTTGTTCCAGGCTTCCTGTAATGAAAATAATTAAGTGTTTCGCGGTGTTTCGTGCAATCGAATGGAGTACAATATGCATGAATTCTTAAAACAatagaaattagaaaaataCTTTAGACAGTGAAAGTTACATGTTGCAACAGGTTCAAGAGCACAAAAATACATAAAAGTAATGTAGATATGTAAAACTAGTTAATTTTTTCTTGATAAAATAGTTTTTTATTCGTAATCGTTTTAAGGACTAGCAGCGCGTTAAGACTTTACGTAGTTCTGTGAAACATTCCGCATATATGTGGTTTTTATATTGTACTGACTTGTAACTGAGCATATTCTATTCCTGCTTCAGCGAGTAACCGCCGTAAAGGATTAGCATGTTGACGTTCTCGACGATTTGCACGGAAGAGAATTCCGAAAATAGGTCTTAAACTATTTTGCCGTTCATACACTATTTTTAACTCTGAAATAATGTTGATGTATGAAATTATGGaacttaaaaaaatatttttaacacaACTTGTAATTGCTTTTATATACCTGCGTACTCTTGTTCTTCTATTTCTACCGGTTGAACGAATTCCCTaatgaattctgcagttttttTCATAGCACTGTCACTATCACCAGTACCATTTGCTTCATTTCCTTTTGTTACTTCTAGCGAACTTAAATGTTGTACTATTTGCAATGCCAGTAATGCTCTATCTTTTGCATTATCCAATTGTTTTTCCTTAAATTAAGATAAATTtacattaaaattattataacgAACTTGTACATACATATtaacaaataaaatttattgttaAAGTACAATAATTATACATTTCACAAAGTTTCCTTACTTGGTTAAATAAAGTGCGAGATAATGTCCTAAGAGAAAATGCACGAGATGTATTTGCGCATTTCACTTCAGCAACATTAAATCCATTTGCAAATCCTTTTACAATTTGTTTAAATCTTTCCAGAAGATTATACTTTTTCAAAGATTCAAGTAACATAGCAGGTATAACTTTACGTGGTTCATGATAAACCAATACTATACCATCCGCAGCGTCCCCTCTAATAGATTCTAACCATGTTAGAAAATCTGTCAATGCATATACTTCGCTCTTTGTTTTTAACGCCTGTGGAAAATTATAGAATTATATATTTTACTACAAATAAATATGGACCCATCGACTATATAAGTGAAATCATTGCAGTACCTTATTAGTTTTATTATCTTTAAGTACACGAAATTTGCCGATAGTTACAATtttcatattatgtcttttcatggCTGGAGGATTAAGATCCTTACAAGGCATTACATATTGAGAATAACTAGAACTAGGTGTATATCCAGCTATTTGGCATATTTCATCTATAACTTTTTTTCCTGTAGTATCCATGTCCCAACCGACTAAACGATAATTACCAGGAGCAATCCCTGCTGCTGAAGTCTTTTTTGATGGACTGCTTTTTTCATTCTCCACTGTTGCCGATGAAACCATTTTGTCAAATTAGAAAACTGCAAAAACGATACatggaaatttaattaaatgaaTGAATAATAATACTTTACATTGgattagaaataaaaataaagtgaAAACACGCATGTAATGAAGTATACGCGCGCGGGCGCGTGTATACATTCTAGCGAAAAATGATATTAATGTATAAAATATATCATGTTTCTTCACTCTGAATAGAGAAAACTAATTAATTTAAACTATATATTAATCTTGGAATGTACATAAATATTCCAGTAAATGATAAACTTCTAATTTGAGTTTTCTGTTAGGAAATGTTTAGAACGATCATACAGTTTTTGTACAAGGGCGAGATATTTTGGTATGTGCGTAGAGTAGATTATACACGGTATCGGCAAGGTCGACCTTGAGATTCAATACAGTACACAAACACCTCGGAACGTAAGACTCTGGTTAAAGCACAGCTAATAATTCTGATTACGTATCTTACCTTACACTTTACAATTAACTCTCTCATTCATCTAAGAAAAATGTATGCTTTCTACCCGTGTGCAAGATTTCCCTTTACCTAATAATGTCTACACGTAACGGGGGGCACGTGCCAAGAACGGGACGGCGAAACAATTAATCAGAGACGTATCGCGTAAATTTCTTAATATCGCTGAGAAAGCATTTCGGAAGAACAGTGGTACGTTATTAACGAGGATAAACAAAACAACTAACAGCTGGTATATCTTTAGTTGCGGCAGGTATATTTCTGCTACTAATTTGTACGATTTCGTGACGTCTATGCAACAGGCTTAGATATCGGTTCGTGGCAAGTCGTGTCAGATATGTAAAACAGATATTTTCACCACACGTGGGTCGTTTGCGAGGCTCGTGCTATAACCTGATTTCGCTATTTTCGCTTCGACCAAACCCGACGTTAGATTTCGCCACGATTACTTACCAGTTAACCTGGCTTTATAGTCCTTTTTACCCGCCGTTGACTAGATCTAGCACAACAATCGTAACACTATGATACCACTGTAAATTCTTCGCGGACACTGGAAACTACTGGAACGCAACTAGATTCATTTGAACACACGTGCGAGATTGGCAGCAAACCGCCCGCTCGATAATCTGCGCGTGCGTATTAGATCCTATGATCACGTGTTTACGATCAGATCCTACGAATACTGTCAGTATTAAGCGaaagaaggggggggggggggggggggggggggggagagaaaCCGTGGCTACTTGCATTATGCGATCAAATTTTTGTTAAATATTTCTGTATGTCTCCTCACTTTTGACATTTCTGCGACAATTGGTTATTTCATGAATAAAAATGGATAAAAAATTGCAGGGAACTGTATCAACTATTCACTTGAAAGTATCTCACGCATATATTACGTCAGAAAGCGAGATTTGGAAAACAATGATCGATATCCCTTCTTTCAAAGGAGATCGAACGTGAtcgaaataaaaaatgattatacACTACCATATTAATTGTTTGTCAACTCAGCTGATAACTAGATTCATTTATAACATTTCTCTTTATTACTCTTTATTTGAAAGACAACAGTTTTTTGGTATTGTTGGAATAAACACGGCCCGAAACAAatcgagaactctattgcacagTATCGAGTCTTCTAagtatttattataaaaatggctGCACGATGTTGACCGGTCACACGTAAATGAAGTTTACGATTCCGCGTATCGATGAAATGTTGAAAACTGGTTTCTAAGTGATATTCATTAGCGTAGCGTAATTGCGAGATCGCGGTTCTTATTTACGTGGCTATTGCAACGCATCTACGTAAAGTAACATTTACACGTAGCACTCTTCTCGAAATTTTTGACGTTAGCGATAAGTTGTTGGCCTGTAGCTTATCTTTCGTTATCTGTTATTTATCCTTTTTAGAGCGGATCACACGCTTTGTGTAGCATTGATAAATTGTTTCAATTGGGTCATACGTTCGCCGCGGGTCGTTTTCTTCTCATTTATCCGTAGAATTTCTGTTGGGCAGGTTGTCGTTTCAGATTCATCAAACTCTCTCCAATTCTCAGCTGTTTAACACAAGGACAATAGAAAACCGCGTCTCGTGAAAGCCCGTATAGGTATCGCTACAATCTTGTACGATTAATATACTACTATTTTTTGTTTGTAACACGCACTTATGATGCGTATTTCTACATTGTCTgataaaatatacataacactaagtaAATGTTGTTAagtaaagtttttttttttgcaatttcAACTTGCAACATTACACGTGATCTACAGTGATGATCATCATACATAGAAGAACACAAAATACAATTTCTAATGCGTAATAACAGCTTATTGAGTACACTGACATTTTTTAGTTGTTCCTTTATTCAGAACAGCGACTTGACTTTGTAATGGTAAGGTAAAGTTAAGAAATAGTTTTTCGGGTTCAAGTTAATTTGGACACAAAGCGTTTAAACACAAATTGGTACTTATCATTCTTTACGCGCAAGTGCATCAATATTTATGTGATTAAATCTTTTTCACGATTGGCTGTCAAGAGCTATTTGTGATTGTTGTTTTCCGTCTCGCTATATAAAATATATCGCAGAATTAATAGAGTTGGTACCTATCAATTATAATCGTTAATTCGGAAAATATATTACAGTTTAACATATACGTGTATTTACACGTATCTATTGAAATTTAATCCTATCATCAGTGCCATGTTAATTAAAAGCATATAATTTCTTGTAAACGTCAATGCTTATTGTTTAGTGTGTTTTTACTCCATGCGATTGAAGACAACCCGTCACGATAGATGGAAATATTAATCAAAgttgaaatttaaataaaaaaaagattcTAAAATCAAAAAACAAGTTTTGTCGTGAATTGAAAGCAATCGATTAGTTTTAACTGCGTTCAAAGCATTTCATCCAATGCTGTATATGCTTTTTACCGTAGGTGAAAAAGTACAGTTATACATAGGCACGTAAAATagtaaaaaaatagaaaaaagaaaacattAAAAGGAGCGGGAATATTTTACGTTGACTGATTGGTTAATTCGAGTTTGGTTTTTCTATTTTTCTCCATGCGAGCGAATGTTTTATATTCATTTGGCTTCACATAGCACAATGAACACCCTGTTCAAATATCACGCTTTTAAAAGTGAATTTCGAGGAAAATAAAAGAAAGGTCGAGATAGCCAAAGGTGAAAAAACAAGAAAATATTGAAACACAAATGTGGTGAAATTAATTATCGCTCTTATTTATCTCTACCTCTGTTGTGTTGAAAGAAATAGAGTATTTCATtggaataaaataataataaaagaaaatgaaacgtgATAAGTGTGCAAACATTTCTAATAAAATAGAAAGGTTTTTTATTCCTCAGTGATTTCAAAATCATATCGGCAAAATTGTATATTAGCGTCACCATATTTGTAGTGACGTTGAAGGCAGTTGAGAGCCCCCAATTGGGAGTTCATTAAGCTTCGAAGAAGTTACAACGTACGAATTAAAAATCTAGACGTTCGATGATAGCGGATAAAATTTGTGATTCACAAAAATGAAagttgaaacgatatataaacaAATCAAAAAATAAACAaggtttaaaatttatatatacgtacatatactgataaaagcatatactgACGTTTCATAGAATTAGTGTATTGATACATGTAAcgacattaaaaataaaaatgaaataatatCAGCAGTTAAAAATTTCTCGTTTTGAAATTTATTGATCAAGATACATACTTATGTTGTGCTGCATTTTAGCATAATTATATCATTTTACGTCTTCTTGCTGTCGAAGTATCACAAGCATATAATTCCTAGAGTTTAATTCAGTCGTCTAATTCACGTGAAGCCAAATTTCAAACCCATCAAACAAGCATGCAACGCATAGAGAAGCTCATTCATATCCGATATTAGCGGTGGTGGCTCTTGCAATCCGTTACATATTATTGCGTTAATATATGCAACTATCAATCGCGGCGTTGAAATAATTTTTAAGAGAAATTTATCGTTACTCGGTGATCTACAATCCTTTTGTTATAGAAATTACTTGCTGTTTAGTGAATTATTAGTCATTGTATCATTATATTGTAATTTTTAATACTATTAtattcgatatatatatatatatatatatatatatatatatatatatatatatatatatatatatatatagagagagagagagagagagagagagatgtaaTAGCTGGTTTATCGAATAATCTGTACGTACAGACTATTATTAGAGGAGGAACATTTAACACATCTCGGGAAGAAAATCCTTAATCACACATGCCTAAATAACGAGACGCGAAAAAGTTGGAGATCTGTGAAGATCCGTGTTTAGAATAAAGGAAAGACTTACAATGCAGAGTGATCTCGTCGTGGAGGAGGTCGTTTTTACGGTGTATCGACTGGATCGCCGATTGTTAAAAACGTTTCTTCCCTGCGGCCGCTGCGCGTACGTGACTCTCTCTTTTCCGCGATCCCAATCGTTTCTGTTCAACGTGACGTCTCCGTCGACGTCGTGAAACGCAGACAAAAGAACGGCGACTTGACGCAGAGATTCGACAGTCTATTGTCTTTACTTCGTTTCCGGCTCCCTAGCATTATCTGTATTTCTTTCCCGCGCCGTTATCCTTCGCTCCTCTTTTGTGCTCCTCACCAGTTTAGCCTAGACGGACCGACCGATTTCGGTTTTGGTCAGGTGTTCGGTTCGTTAGTCGTGCTCGCGCTCACGCTTTCGCTGATAACGACGCACCGCTGTAAGTTGCGAGATATCGTGAGATTTGCACGTACTTGCAACGTGTCTGATATACGAGCGATTTGCAGCGAACAAGTGATAAGGTTGCATTGGCAGCGCGCGGGCGACGATTTTTTAATGCACCGTCGCTCAGCCAGTACTAAATTTGATTTATGAATATGGAATAAGAAGAGAAATTTATTAAATAGCAGTATTTTAGTGGATATAAACGAGGAAGAAATACGTATTGCAGGGGTTCCAGAaactgggtgtccaggaagtgccatccccacctcctcgtggtgaaaCCTGGGCGTCGGGCTTGCCCGGCGGCTAACGGGACTCTGGTCTTATTGAAAAACACTGggattcggaggtttggtgcaccTATTAATTTGCCCAAGATAGTCCGAGACAAATTCGTAGGGCGAAATTGAATCAGGCTGAGACTGGGCAGTCTGGTTCATCTATAAATTTGACCAAACTGGTCCAGAATAAATTCAAAACGGATCAGTGTGAGCGTGCATGCACGcacgtagtgagttcgccttCCCGATGTTCCCCGTGGATGCTCCGTCGGTTGGGACTCGTCCCTCACGGCGAAGTAACTGAAGTACTCACCCGcgagaaaggcgccgcggcacatctggattttccatcgcccgtttcagtgaggtgggtgtaactggtAGGTAGATGGTAGACTCGTCTTGCGTATACCCATCTGGGTCAGGAAGCACgtccgatcaccgtcctggtgtagggcagacatgCGTATTGCAGCTTATTGCAAGATATTTTATCCAGTGTGCATTTGCCGTATAAATCGCGGcagatgttttctttggaatttatatattttttacaatCGAACTGTTAATTGCATTTAGAATGCAGTCTTTAAAGAGGAGCTCGgttaacaaatttttttttttttagttaatCGGTGTACCTAACAATTTTTTGTTATTTGAATGTACAAAGAATTGGAAGCGTATGGAATTAATATCTCAATTTTAAAGTATGAGATAGAAGTCGTTAAAATAGTTGTTCTTTCATAAAATCGCTACTGAAATGATTATGATCTGCACGAACCGGTAATGTACTCACCTCCTTATCTGCTGGTGACTCTGTGCACATATCGATTTTCTTCAGCAATTATAAACATGCGTCATATCAAAACGATAAGCGGTATGTCATCTATCAGACATGTTTCTGAAACTTCGTAATATCTTGTCTTTTTTTTCGTTATTTTCAAAAGTTTCGATAATTACTGGTACATGGACACTCCTTTTACGGGACTATGCGTCCTATCTTCTAAATTGTCAAAAAAATTACACGTTTTATTCTGCTTCCTATATTTCAGAGCGGATAATTTTTAAATTCGACATTCAATTCAAATAAAGAGTATTCAAGAATTCATAATAAAGTTGAAAGATGTGAACAGatgcttttctttctctctttcttttattGCTATTAGCGAATTGGTTGCATCTGAACCGTTTGTGTAAGTTAGTAACAATATAACGGTTTTTATCTCTAATACGTGTCTAAATATGAGGTGACATTAGAAGAATTGAAATTTTTCTAATTAACTCTCTCGAATCTGTAAATAAATTATACAAGGTATTTTTTTACAGATATCGCCCGTTCTCTACTGCTTTCTCGATACTCATTCTTTAGAATTAATTTCTTGTACTACCACTGGTTGATGTTCAACTGAGGATAGTTGAACATTTTTCTTACACTTTATGTAGTTGGTTGTTTCCTGCTTGTATTGAAAGAACTTTGAAATTGCGCTCATAATCTCCACAGGAAACTTTTCAAACGATTCTATTGTTATCTCTGCGGATACGTATAATGGTtgataattaatattatctATCAAGAGTTGTTCCAACGGAATAGTGATTCATATTATAACTGAAGTAATAATGGTTCTAATAAATAGTTACATTTAAGATTGGTACTGATATTTTTAATCGTTCATATATTTACAAAAGATGTTACAATTTTAAAGGAAATTTTATGCATACGAACTCCCAATTAAATGTATTTTCTAACCACAAGTATTGTCGTAGGTAACTTACTTTCCGCATATTGAATCTATAACAtgattattaataaataaatataatttgttATTTGAACAGTAAATAAGTACATCAgtgtgtaagatataatacgaagaTTATAAGATCGATCGAGCGAAAAATGAATGTACAGCTgataaatttcaaatttattagATAAGAAATCGTATAAATTAATTATGTATTCTAATTTCTTTTGTATTTTGTTTTTTACTGTTTGTTGATACTTAATTCATATAGGGCCGTACATTCGTCTATGGACATAAAATACGTCGCTTGAATTACAAACGTGATAACAAGATTTATAAATAAACCAGAGTCGTGCAACAGTTTATCAGAGAACTATATAATGCGACCCCGTTATTCAATAACGAAcagttaatatattatataatttttgcCGACGGAAATGACTGAATGCTTTTGTCGCGATCACTTGTAATTAATCAGTAAAATTTGTAACTTTGTAAAGCAATACTCGTACGATTGCATTACACGTGTACTTAGGTTTGATAATGGTTTGAATCGTTGGAATTGATTACGTGTACTTGATACGGTTTTCGTTCCTTAAGACCTTGTTATCATCTGCTATTCTGTGAATGACAGTTAATATGTATTTATTTAAATAACTTGTATACGTTATCTTAAAATATGGAGTATACAACTCGCATACCGATGAATATGATAATGTGATAAATTTTCATGTCTTtgaatttttttgtttttctgtaATATTACAGATCAATTTTATGCAATTTTTTCTGTAGAACGAAAGAAAATTGTAATTCATGGAAAAGCGCAATAGTTTTGGTATATCGTGTATcttcgttttttcttttctttagatATACTACCTCATATTTTAAAGAAATATCTTGATTTATCGAACGCACACTTATCTTGGTGCGAATGCAAGCAGGGGTCAATTTTTCATCATTTTCTGCGTGGTTAAAGTGTTCTAATCTTCCAGGAAAGTGTGTGCAAGTAACGAAACGGTGGTACTATTGTTTACATTATTCTACAAAGAATACATATTTTCTGGGAATAATTCAGCATTGAAAGTGCTGAAACAAAAAATTAACAATACAGCAATTGATAATGAAAACATAAATTACAAAATTAAACAAACGAGAG
This is a stretch of genomic DNA from Xylocopa sonorina isolate GNS202 chromosome 8, iyXylSono1_principal, whole genome shotgun sequence. It encodes these proteins:
- the Exu gene encoding maternal protein exuperantia — encoded protein: MVSSATVENEKSSPSKKTSAAGIAPGNYRLVGWDMDTTGKKVIDEICQIAGYTPSSSYSQYVMPCKDLNPPAMKRHNMKIVTIGKFRVLKDNKTNKALKTKSEVYALTDFLTWLESIRGDAADGIVLVYHEPRKVIPAMLLESLKKYNLLERFKQIVKGFANGFNVAEVKCANTSRAFSLRTLSRTLFNQEKQLDNAKDRALLALQIVQHLSSLEVTKGNEANGTGDSDSAMKKTAEFIREFVQPVEIEEQEYAELKIVYERQNSLRPIFGILFRANRRERQHANPLRRLLAEAGIEYAQLQEAWNNGKKEGLEKLIKEKLPAVEKKKIEDVLIIVEGYFDPAKNPKFRVPGNKHEIKMEKSQINDDKENNNKCDSGTDSLNTTTSNSPLKINSESSEISTVIAEE